From Stigmatopora nigra isolate UIUO_SnigA chromosome 5, RoL_Snig_1.1, whole genome shotgun sequence, a single genomic window includes:
- the srek1ip1 gene encoding protein SREK1IP1, producing the protein MAVPGPNKDTIRAGCKKCGYPGHLTFECRNFVRVDPQKDIVLDVSSTSTEESEEEALGRSGQSRRDASDDGRRKERHKQKKNKEKKLRKRYSSPSSDEQATRKKKKRRRSISASDDELQSKKKKLKSHKKKSKKNKREHGKHKKKQVKRKKESSSSSSSSSESDNN; encoded by the exons ATGGCGGTTCCTG GTCCAAATAAGGATACCATTAGAGCTGGATGCAAGAAATGCGGATATC cgGGCCACTTGACCTTTGAGTGCAGAAATTTTGTCAGAGTTGACCCCCAGAAAGACATTGTTCTGGATGTAAGTAGCACAAGCACAGAGGAAAGTGAGGAAGAAGCGTTGGGTCGAAGCGGACAAAGTCGTCGAG ACGCTTCTGATGATGGTCGTAGAAAAGAGAGGCACAAgcagaagaaaaacaaggaaaagaaATTGAGAAAGAG ATATTCTTCACCGTCAAGTGATGAACAAGCTactagaaagaaaaagaaacggAGAAGGTCCATCTCTGCATCTGATGATGAGTtgcaaagtaagaaaaaaaagctgaaaagcCACAAGAAGAAAAGTAAGAAGAACAAACGGGAGCATGGGAAGCATAAGAAGAAACAGGTAAAGAGGAAAAAGGAaagctcctcttcctcctccagctCTAGTGAGTCCGACAACAACTGA